The Syngnathus typhle isolate RoL2023-S1 ecotype Sweden linkage group LG6, RoL_Styp_1.0, whole genome shotgun sequence genome has a window encoding:
- the LOC133155330 gene encoding extracellular calcium-sensing receptor-like, whose product MLGGIFSLHSSWKDRQDSFVQKPQSLQCTSLNFRGFQFTQAMLFAIEEINNSTELLPGVSLGYKIYDSCGSVARGVKVALALANGDGDGPLEELCPRPARVQAIVGETSSSPCMAIAATVGPFWIPLISHFATCACLSDKTKYPSFLRTIPSDYYQSRALAHLVKHFAWTWVGAIRSNDDYGNNGMATFTEIAKGLGICLEYSVSFFRTDPPGKIRKIINVIKASTSKVIVTFLSHMDLDVLIHQLSHHNLSGYQWVGTESWIFDSQTAASDRTRILNGALGLAIPKAHVDGMREFILDVKRLNSSGDDTFRQFWETMFNCQLGYRKVGNRGECNGLEDLKDVQNSFTDMSLMPIFSNVYKAVYAVAHAVHKVLGCNTTCNTRMQLEPFAILHQMKKIHFTTKEGHEVFFNENGDPAAKYEIINWQPRENGTVEFVTVGLYDASADKQLNLQNRSLVWVGNSKQVPVSVCSKECRPGTRKVLQKGKPVCCYDCVRCAEGEFSNITDSVTCERCHPEFWSNERRDACTRKEAEFLSYNEVMGALLTVASLLGLFSTAAVTRVFFKYRQTPIVRANNSELSFLLLLSLALCFLSSLTFMGRPSWWSCMLRHTAFGITFVLCISCVLGKTVVVLMAFRSALPDGHGMKWFGPLQQRLGVVAFTLVQVVICIVWLIIAPPFPLKNFKEFKDKIILECAVGSVLGFWAVLGYIGILAMLCFVLAFLARKLPDNFNEAKLITFSMLIFSAVWITFIPAYVSSPGKFSVAVEIFAILASSFGLLVCIFIPKCYIILMQPEKNTKKRIKGTVKSFRKPIGTPFRFV is encoded by the exons ATGTTAGGGGGGATCTTTTCCCTCCACAGCAGCTGGAAAGACCGACAGGATAGCTTTGTGCAGAAACCGCAGTCGCTTCAGTGCACCAG TTTGAATTTCAGGGGCTTCCAGTTTACCCAGGCTATGCTCTTTGCCATCGAGGAGATCAATAACAGCACCGAGCTCCTGCCTGGAGTCTCTCTCGGGTATAAAATCTACGATTCTTGTGGCTCCGTTGCTCGAGGGGTGAAGGTGGCCCTCGCTTTGGCCAATGGGGATGGAGATGGTCCTTTGGAGGAGCTTTGCCCCAGACCAGCCCGGGTGCAGGCCATTGTTGGAGAGACGTCTTCCTCTCCTTGCATGGCCATAGCCGCCACCGTCGGACCCTTCTGGATCCCTTTG ATCAGTCACTTTGCCACTTGTGCTTGCCTCAGCGATAAAACCAAGTACCCATCTTTCCTGAGAACAATCCCGAGTGACTACTACCAGAGTCGAGCTCTAGCTCACCTGGTCAAACACTTTGCGTGGACCTGGGTAGGAGCCATCAGAAGCAACGACGATTACGGCAATAACGGAATGGCCACATTCACAGAGATCGCCAAAGGGCTCGGTATTTGTCTCGAGTACTCGGTATCTTTCTTTAGGACGGATCCACCTGGCAAAATACGAAAAATAATCAATGTGATTAAGGCTTCGACTTCCAAGGTGATCGTTACGTTCCTCTCCCACATGGATCTGGATGTCTTGATACACCAACTGTCTCATCACAACCTGAGCGGCTACCAGTGGGTTGGCACAGAGAGTTGGATTTTTGATTCCCAGACGGCGGCTTCGGATCGGACGCGTATCCTTAACGGAGCCCTCGGGTTGGCCATTCCGAAAGCCCACGTCGACGGTATGAGGGAGTTCATCTTGGATGTGAAACGTCTGAATTCATCCGGTGATGACACGTTCAGGCAATTCTGGGAGACGATGTTCAACTGTCAGCTTGGGTATAGAAAAGTCGGGAATCGGGGAGAGTGCAACGGGCTTGAAGACCTCAAAGACGTGCAGAACAGCTTCACTGATATGTCACTCATGCCCATTTTTAGCAATGTCTATAAAGCTGTGTATGCCGTGGCCCATGCAGTCCATAAAGTTCTTGGGTGTAACACCACATGCAATACCCGGATGCAGCTCGAGCCGTTTGCA ATTTTACATCAGATGAAGAAGATTCATTTTACAACTAAAGAAGGCCACGAGGTCTTCTTCAATGAAAACGGAGATCCGGCAGCTAAGTATGAAATTATAAATTGGCAACCAAGAGAAAATGGGACTGTTGAATTCGTCACCGTCGGTCTCTACGACGCGTCGGCGGACAAACAGCTGAATCTGCAGAATCGGTCTCTGGTTTGGGTGGGGAACTCTAAGCAG GTCCCGGTATCTGTTTGCAGTAAGGAATGTCGTCCAGGGACACGAAAGGTTCTTCAGAAAGGAAAGCCCGTCTGCTGCTATGACTGTGTGAGGTGTGCTGAGGGTGAATTCAGCAACATCACAG ATTCGGTCACGTGCGAACGATGCCACCCTGAGTTCTGGTCAAATGAGAGGAGAGACGCCTGCACGAGGAAGGAAGCAGAGTTTCTATCGTATAACGAGGTCATGGGAGCTCTCCTCACGGTGGCGTCGCTATTGGGCTTGTTCTCCACCGCCGCCGTGACTCGTGTTTTCTTCAAATACCGGCAAACTCCGATCGTCAGGGCCAACAACTCGGAGCTGAGCTTTCTGCTGCTTCTCTCATTAGCGTTGTGCTTCTTGAGCTCTCTGACCTTCATGGGCCGGCCCAGCTGGTGGTCCTGCATGTTACGCCATACGGCGTTTGGTATCACTTTTGTGCTCTGCATCTCCTGCGTCCTGGGAAAAACCGTTGTGGTGTTGATGGCGTTCAGGTCGGCACTTCCTGACGGGCATGGCATGAAGTGGTTCGGGCCTCTTCAGCAAAGACTCGGTGTCGTGGCGTTCACTCTCGTCCAGGTGGTCATATGTATCGTCTGGCTCATAATCGCCCCGCCGTTTCCTTTGAAGAACTTCAAGGAGTTTAAAGATAAAATTATCTTGGAGTGTGCTGTGGGTTCAGTCCTGGGTTTCTGGGCTGTGTTGGGCTACATCGGAATCTTGGCTATGTTATGTTTCGTTCTGGCCTTTCTTGCCCGCAAGCTTCCCGATAACTTCAACGAAGCCAAACTGATCACCTTCAGCATGTTGATATTTTCTGCCGTATGGATCACTTTCATCCCAGCTTATGTCAGTTCCCCTGGGAAGTTTAGCGTTGCCGTGGAGATCTTTGCAATATTGGCCTCTAGTTTTGGATTGCTTGTTTGTATATTTATACCTAAATG
- the LOC133156083 gene encoding extracellular calcium-sensing receptor-like produces MILPYLEKKGDIILGGLFSLHDTVVEPSLTFTSKPPPTECTRFNFRTFRWMQTMIFAIEEINREGKLLPNITLGYKLYDSCSNPHQALKAAMELLGIQNASVTDGKAKQSICKGGVPAVIGDGGSTQSLVVARFFGVFHVSQVSYFSSCACLSDKKEFPAFLRTMPSDIFQVDALIQLVKHFGWTWVGVIAGDDAYGREGANIFANEVRKLGACVALHDIIPKNRAPEVISSIISNIRSSGARVILVFAVEQDAAALFDEALRLGLDGIQWLASEAWSTAAVLSTPKKYFSILQGSMGFAIRRVQIPGLRDFLLRLHPSNPDAVNDPFLIPFWEEVFQCSLSEGRVKPPCTGAEDLRTVTNIYSDVSQLRISYNVYKAVYAIGYALRSVGGCEDGKGPFALQTCANAQSVQPWQLLHYLKQVKYFNSFGDEITFDENGDPAAMYDLVNWQLRPSGGIDFVTVGKFDETVKDGQRKLRIQSEDIVWNGNKTQVPLSVCSNICPPGTRKSIRPNFPICCHDCVVCTAGEISNQTDAIECTRCLPEFWSNDERTACIPKEVEFLSFSDTMGITLMAISLMGSFCTCVVVFVFFYHRSTPVVRANNSELSFLLLFSLTLCFLCSLTFIGRPSEWSCMLRRTAFGITFVLCISCILGKTIMVLMAFKASQPGSRVMKWFGPAQQKAIISLCTLVQVLICTVWLIVAPPTPHQLIPPKSAVVLLLCDVGSLVAFSLVLGYIGLLACLCLVLAFLARKLPDNFNEARFITFSMLIFCAVWVAFVPAYISSPGKYSTVTEVFAILASSYGLLGCIFAPKCYLILFKPEKNTRKHLMSRMDKF; encoded by the exons ATGATCTTGCCATATCTGGAGAAAAAGGGGGACATCATCCTGGGTGGGCTCTTCTCCCTACACGATACAGTGGTGGAGCCCAGCCTGACGTTCACCTCCAAGCCTCCACCCACGGAATGCACCAG ATTTAACTTCCGAACATTCCGCTGGATGCAGACCATGATTTTTGCAATCGAGGAGATCAACAGGGAGGGAAAACTGCTTCCAAACATCACTCTGGGTTATAAACTCTACGACTCGTGCAGCAACCCCCACCAGGCTCTCAAGGCCGCCATGGAGCTTCTGGGAATCCAAAACGCCTCCGTGACCGATGGAAAAGCGAAGCAAAGCATCTGCAAGGGGGGCGTACCTGCCGTGATCGGAGACGGGGGCTCCACCCAGTCTCTGGTCGTGGCCCGTTTCTTCGGGGTCTTCCACGTGTCGCAG GTCAGTTACTTTTCTAGCTGTGCTTGCCTGAGCGACAAAAAGGAGTTTCCTGCTTTTCTCAGGACCATGCCCAGTGACATCTTCCAG GTGGATGCATTGATCCAGCTGGTCAAACATTTCGGGTGGACTTGGGTGGGTGTGATCGCGGGTGATGATGCGTACGGTCGAGAAGGTGCAAACATTTTTGCTAACGAG GTTCGCAAACTAGGCGCATGTGTGGCCCTCCATGACATCATCCCCAAGAACCGAGCACCTGAGGTGATCTCATCCATCATTTCCAATATCCGCTCTTCCGGGGCCCGCGTGATCTTGGTGTTCGCCGTGGAACAGGACGCAGCGGCGCTTTTTGATGAAGCCCTCAG GTTAGGTCTGGACGGGATCCAGTGGCTAGCAAGCGAGGCTTGGAGCACGGCGGCTGTCCTCTCCACTCCCAAGAAGTACTTTAGCATCCTGCAGGGCTCCATGGGGTTCGCCATCCGTCGAGTCCAAATCCCAGGACTTCGGGACTTCCTGCTCCGTCTGCATCCATCCAACCCCGACGCTGTCAACGACCCGTTTCTGATACCATTTTGGGAAGAAGTCTTCCAATGCAGTCTGAGCGAGGGAAGGGTTAAACCCCCGTGCACCGGAGCGGAAGATCTGAGGACGGTGACGAATATCTACTCGGATGTGTCCCAGCTGCGGATCTCCTACAACGTCTATAAAGCGGTGTATGCGATCGGGTATGCATTGAGGAGTGTGGGGGGCTGCGAGGATGGCAAAGGTCCTTTTGCTCTTCAAACGTGTGCGAATGCACAAAGCGTCCAACCGTGGCAG CTGCTTCACTATTTAAAACAAGTGAAGTACTTCAATTCCTTTGGGGATGAGATCACCTTTGACGAGAACGGCGATCCGGCCGCCATGTACGACCTGGTCAACTGGCAGCTGAGACCAAGTGGCGGGATCGACTTTGTCACCGTCGGCAAGTTTGACGAAACGGTCAAAGACGGACAACGGAAGCTTCGAATCCAAAGCGAGGACATCGTGTGGAACGGCAACAAGACCCAA GTCCCGCTATCAGTATGCAGTAACATTTGTCCACCCGGCACCCGCAAGTCCATCCGACCTAACTTCCCTATCTGCTGCCATGATTGCGTGGTGTGTACAGCAGGGGAGATTAGCAATCAGACCG ACGCCATAGAGTGCACGCGCTGCCTGCCCGAATTCTGGTCCAACGACGAGAGGACCGCCTGCATCCCCAAAGAGGTGGAGTTCCTCTCGTTCAGCGACACCATGGGCATCACGTTGATGGCCATATCCCTCATGGGTTCCTTCTGCACCTGCGTGGTGGTCTTCGTCTTCTTCTACCACAGGAGCACCCCTGTGGTTAGGGCCAACAACTCGGAGTTGAGCTTCCTTCTGCTCTTCTCATTGACTTTGTGCTTCCTGTGCTCGCTCACTTTCATCGGTCGGCCCTCGGAGTGGTCGTGCATGCTGCGCCGCACGGCTTTCGGTATCACCTTTGTGCTGTGCATTTCTTGTATTTTGGGAAAGACCATCATGGTGCTGATGGCGTTCAAGGCCTCACAGCCCGGAAGTCGAGTCATGAAGTGGTTTGGGCCCGCACAGCAAAAAGCCATTATTAGTCTTTGCACTCTGGTTCAG GTGCTAATCTGCACAGTATGGCTCATCGTGGCTCCCCCCACCCCTCACCAGCTGATTCCCCCCAAGAGCGCCGTTGTCCTTCTGCTTTGCGATGTTGGCTCGCTCGTGGCTTTCAGTTTGGTCCTGGGCTACATCGGCCTGCTAGCCTGCCTCTGCCTCGTTCTGGCCTTCCTGGCCCGGAAGCTTCCGGACAATTTCAACGAGGCTCGCTTTATCACTTTTAGCATGCTGATCTTCTGCGCTGTGTGGGTTGCCTTCGTGCCCGCCTACATCAGCTCCCCGGGGAAGTACTCCACAGTCACGGAGGTGTTTGCCATCCTGGCCTCCAGCTATGGCCTGCTGGGCTGCATCTTTGCACCAAAATGTTACTTAATTCTCTTTAAACCAGAAAAAAACACCAGGAAGCATCTCATGTCCAGAATGGACAAGTTTTAA
- the LOC133155927 gene encoding neprilysin-like, whose translation MPVYSIVAKFPDTSGDSIQLGAEGEVLTMTDNNTPKSGKKPRWTSLEVALIAVVSLLFIIVVALVILFATQQTVEICTTADCTRSAARLIENMDAAVDPCDNFYQYACGGWLKKNIIPETSSRYSTFGILQDELAVVLKGVLEKNVEDEAEALSKAKTLYKSCTNDSLTEQKGGSPLFMTLPDVFEWPMAVDNWDSDYGKTWRVEDVIAKLNVKYQNILLVSMHVDVDERDSKSHIIHFEQQHSLGVWSKSDHACNGSNEEACRLYELFAIDLVKLIRTDRGLSVNETLIREEVARVMELERGIAEANDPPSVSNDRELRYNRMELGDLNANFTLEVESRPFNWSYFTAQIMNTVNITVTDTEEVINLSPNYFKKLNPLLAKYSKRDVQNYLMWRFASGMVDHLSKAYRDTAKAFRKAMHGATAEEPVWRQCAVFVGSAMYNAVGRLYVQEAFSDNSKKMMEEMIKGIRDVFISNLKELTWMDAVTKKAAEEKVRAIREQIGYSDNIMDDNYLNDEYKDLDYSVDEFFENIVHTTAYNKKKVLQKLRVQVNKDEWVSGTAVINAFYSWRKNIIIFPAGILQPPFFSKGQAKSLNYGGIGMVIGHEVTHGFDNIGRKYDKDGDLKDWWTEDSAQRFLELSACIVEQYANFSWDLANGLNLKGNNTLGENIADNGGVRQAYQAYQNYVKKHGEEPRLPGLDLNHDQLFFLNFAQVWCGTRRREDALSSIQVDQHSPGKFRVLGSLQNFPEFAKVYGCNQSSYMVSDKVCRVW comes from the exons ATGCCAGTTTATAGCATCGTCGCAAAATTCCCTGACACGTCCG GTGATTCCATACAACTGGGAGCAGAAGGTGAAGTACTGACCATGACCGACAACAACACGCCCAAGTCTGGCAAAAAACCTCGCTGGACCTCCCTGGAGGTCGCCCTCATCGCAGTGGTTTCTTTGCTCTTCATCATCGTCGTGGCTCTCGTCATTCTCTTTGCCACTCAGCAGACTG TCGAAATCTGCACTACAGCTGACTGCACTCGGTCGG CGGCTCGGCTGATTGAGAACATGGACGCCGCCGTGGACCCTTGCGACAACTTCTACCAATACGCCTGCGGGGGAtggctgaaaaaaaacattatcccCGAGACCAGCTCGAGATACAGCACCTTTGGCATCCTGCAAGATGAATTGGCGGTCGTTCTCAAAG gtgtTCTTGAAAAAAATGTGGAGGATGAAGCGGAAGCTCTCAGCAAGGCAAAGACCCTCTACAAGTCCTGCACCAATGACA GTCTAACGGAGCAAAAGGGAGGTAGTCCTTTGTTCATGACGCTGCCTGATGTCTTTGAGTGGCCCATGGCTGTGGACAATTGGGACTCCGACTATG GTAAAACATGGCGGGTGGAGGATGTCATAGCTAAGTTGAATGTGAAATATCAAAATATTCTCCTGGTGTCCATGCACGTCGACGTTGACGAACGGGACTCCAAATCACACATCATTCAT TTTGAGCAGCAGCACAGTTTGGGCGTCTGGTCCAAAAGTGACCATGCTTGTAATGGATCGAACGAAGAA GCGTGCCGGCTCTACGAGCTCTTTGCGATCGACCTGGTGAAGCTGATCCGGACGGACCGAGGTCTGTCCGTCAACGAGACGCTGATCAGAGAGGAAGTGGCGCGGGTAATGGAGCTGGAGCGGGGCATTGCCGAG GCTAACGATCCCCCGAGTGTCTCTAACGATCGAGAGTTGCGTTACAACCGGATGGAACTTGGAGATCTCAACGCCAATTTCACCCTCGAAGTGGAATCAAGG CCATTCAACTGGAGTTATTTCACCGCCCAGATAATGAATACAGTCAACATCACTGTCACAGACACAGAAGAGGTGATAAACTTGAGCCCCAACTATTTCAAAAAGCTCAACCCACTCCTGGCCAAATATTCAAAGAG GGACGTGCAGAACTACTTGATGTGGCGTTTCGCTTCAGGGATGGTGGATCACCTGAGCAAAGCGTACAGGGATACGGCCAAAGCCTTCAGAAAA GCGATGCACGGCGCGACGGCGGAGGAACCGGTGTGGCGTCAGTGCGCTGTGTTTGTCGGCAGTGCCATGTACAATGCCGTCGGGCGCCTCTACGTGCAGGAGGCCTTCTCTGATAACAGCAAAAAGATG ATGGAGGAGATGATTAAAGGTATCCGAGATGTCTTTATCAGTAACCTCAAGGAACTGACCTGGATGGATGCAGTCACCAAAAAAGCAGCAGAGGAAAAG GTTCGCGCTATCCGGGAACAAATCGGCTACTCTGACAACATCATGGACGATAACTACCTCAACGACGAGTACAAAGAC CTCGACTACAGCGTAGACGAGTTCTTTGAAAACATCGTGCACACCACGGCCTACAACAAGAAGAAAGTTCTCCAGAAACTCAGAGTGCAAGTCAACAAAGATGA GTGGGTGTCAGGAACGGCTGTCATTAACGCCTTCTACTCGTGGAGAAAAAACATCATAA TATTCCCCGCCGGTATCCTGCAGCCGCCGTTCTTCAGTAAAGGCCAGGCCAAATCTCTCAACTACGGAGGAATCGGCATGGTCATCGGCCACGAGGTCACGCACGGTTTTGACAACATCG GCCGTAAATACGATAAAGACGGCGACCTGAAGGACTGGTGGACGGAGGACTCGGCTCAAAGGTTCTTGGAGCTGTCAGCGTGCATCGTGGAGCAGTACGCCAACTTCTCTTGGGACCTGGCCAATGGACTCAAC CTAAAAGGTAACAACACCCTGGGGGAGAACATTGCTGATAACGGAGGAGTACGACAGGCCTATCAG GCCTATCAGAACTACGTGAAGAAACACGGTGAGGAACCACGGCTGCCAGGGCTCGACCTTAATCACGATCAACTCTTCTTCCTCAATTTTGCTCAG GTGTGGTGTGGAACACGGCGACGGGAAGACGCTTTGAGTTCCATCCAAGTCGATCAGCACAGTCCGGGAAAATTCAG GGTGCTGGGGTCCCTCCAGAACTTCCCAGAGTTCGCCAAGGTGTACGGCTGCAACCAAAGCAGCTACATGGTATCGGACAAGGTGTGCCGCGTGTGGTGA